One Diospyros lotus cultivar Yz01 chromosome 1, ASM1463336v1, whole genome shotgun sequence genomic window carries:
- the LOC127797686 gene encoding uncharacterized protein LOC127797686, translating into MEQNMMFHRQAGGRNLSRKGFKFSRVFQVALLSAVCIWTVYEITHPDDKPGSDNPFRRSEVHNKEQANMLTGRKGLAVAAIMAESVQKGLEDPWPWSSDAAAGGEERDELLEKGERFVGEKLKVERVGDDEQVKEEKDQGEMEIEFNSFDDENGVPPDSLRMLDSPILL; encoded by the coding sequence ATGGAACAGAATATGATGTTTCACCGGCAGGCCGGTGGCCGGAATCTTAGCCGGAAAGGGTTCAAGTTCAGCAGAGTATTTCAAGTGGCTCTGCTTTCAGCCGTCTGCATTTGGACGGTGTACGAGATCACGCATCCAGATGACAAGCCAGGCAGTGACAACCCGTTTCGGAGAAGCGAAGTTCATAACAAAGAACAAGCAAACATGCTAACAGGAAGGAAGGGGCTTGCAGTTGCAGCTATCATGGCAGAGTCTGTTCAAAAGGGGCTTGAAGATCCATGGCCATGGTCAAGCGATGCCGCAGCTGGCGGCGAAGAAAGAGATGAATTGCTGGAAAAAGGGGAAAGATTCGTGGGGGAGAAACTGAAGGTTGAACGAGTTGGTGATGATGAACAAGTCAAGGAAGAGAAGGATCAAGGGGAGATGGAGATTGAATTTAATTCATTTGATGATGAGAATGGTGTTCCACCTGATAGCCTCAGGATGCTGGATTCACCAATTCTTCTTTAA
- the LOC127794190 gene encoding uncharacterized protein LOC127794190, protein MGREIAESCVESLMTEVVSSYCNGFYANKPELAARRIEAIGFQVGHQLSERYTMEQPRFSDHLEAIKFICKDFWSELFKKQIDNLKTNHRGTFVLQDNRFRWLSRMSIDLSSESSGSIQDPSAMAESKAAQATGMYLYFPCGIIRGALSNLGIPCAVSADISNLPACSFLVRIKA, encoded by the exons atgggAAGAGAAATAGCGGAGAGCTGCGTGGAGAGCCTCATGACAGAGGTTGTTTCTTCGTACTGCAATGGCTTCTACGCCAACAAGCCTGAGCTCGCCGCCCGCCGGATCGAGGCTATCGGCTTTCAGGTCGGCCACCAGCTCTCTGAACG GTATACGATGGAACAGCCACGGTTCAGTGATCATCTAGAGGCAATCAAGTTTATTTGCAAGGACTTCTGGTCTGAGCTCTTCAAGAAGCAGATAGACAATTTAAAGACAAATCACAGA GGTACATTTGTATTGCAAGATAATCGATTTCGTTGGCTTTCGCGCATGTCAATTGATCTATCATCTGAAAGCTCTGGTTCCATCCAAGATCCATCTGCTATGGCTGAAAGTAAGGCTGCACAAGCAACAGGGATGTATCTCTACTTCCCTTGTGGAATCATACGAGGAGCACTTTCCAACTTGGGGATCCCTTGTGCTGTTTCGGCAGATATATCCAACCTTCCTGCAT GTTCATTCTTGGTTCGAATAAAGGCCTAA
- the LOC127793013 gene encoding sodium/hydrogen exchanger 2-like: MAFELIPIFAKLGTPSTSNHASVASMNLFVALLCSCIVIGHLLEKSRWMNESTTALIIGLCTGLVILLARGGKSSHLLVFSEDLFFIYLLPPIIFNAGFQVKKKQFFRNFITIILFGAIGTIISWFVISLGVIEFFKRMDIGSLDMGDCLAIGAIFAATDSVCTLQVLNQDETPLLYSLVFGEGVVNDATSVVLFNALQNFDITNVNPTIALHFIGNFLYLFFASTALGALTGLLSAYIIKKLYFGRHSTDREVGLMILMAYMSYMMAELFYLSGILTVFFCGIVMSHYTWHNVTESSRITTKHAFATLSFIAETFIFVYVGMDALDIEKWEFASESPGTSVAVSSLLLGLVLVGRAAFVYPLSFLSNLAKKSPTEKISFKQQVIIWWAGLMRGAVSMALAYKKFTSLGHTQLRGNATMITSTITVVLFSTVVFGLLTKPLIRLLLPQKQPGSSISSSGCATPNSLSAPLLEVDLGGHHSNNLRLLLSTPSRSVHRLWRKFDDTFMRPVFGGRGFVPCSPTELNGTA; encoded by the exons ATGGCTTTCGAATTGATTCCAATATTCGCAAAGCTCGGAACACCATCAACTTCAAATCATGCTTCTGTTGCGTCCATGAATCTGTTTGTGGCCCTTCTTTGCTCTTGTATCGTGATCGGTCATCTGCTGGAGAAGAGCAGGTGGATGAATGAATCCACCACAGCCCTTATAATT GGTCTCTGTACTGGACTTGTGATCTTGCTTGCAAGAGGGGGAAAAAGTTCACATCTTCTGGTCTTCAGTGAAGATCTTTTCTTTATATATCTTCTTCCACCTATTATATTCAATGCCGG GTTTCAGGTGAAAAAGAAGCAATTTTTCCGTAACTTCATCACTATTATTCTCTTTGGTGCAATTGGCACCATTATTTCCTGGTTTGTGATATCATTAG GAGTCATAGAGTTCTTTAAAAGAATGGATATTGGCTCTTTGGATATGGGAGATTGTCTAG CAATTGGTGCTATATTTGCTGCAACAGATTCTGTTTGCACATTACAG GTGCTTAATCAGGATGAGACACCTCTCCTCTACAGTCTGGTATTTGGGGAAGGTGTGGTGAATGATGCAACATCAgtggttcttttcaatgcattaCAAAACTTCGACATTACAAATGTCAATCCGACAATTGCCCTGCACTTTATTGGcaatttcttgtatttattttttgcaagtACTGCACTGGGAGCGCTA ACGGGGCTGCTTAGTGCCTACATTATCAAAAAGCTGTATTTTGGCAG GCACTCAACAGACCGTGAGGTTGGTCTTATGATTCTCATGGCTTATATGTCATATATGATGGCTGAA CTATTCTATTTAAGCGGGATTCTAACTGTGTTTTTCTGCGGAATTGTAATGTCCCATTACACATGGCACAATGTGACAGAGAGTTCTAGGATCACCACTAA GCATGCATTCGCAACTTTGTCTTTCATTGCCGAGACTTTTATTTTCGTTTACGTTGGTATGGATGCTTTAGACATTGAGAAGTGGGAGTTTGCGAGTGAGAG TCCGGGAACATCAGTTGCAGTTAGTTCATTACTGCTAGGCCTAGTTTTGGTTGGTAGAGCAGCTTTTGTTTATCCCCTATCCTTCTTATCTAACCTAGCTAAGAAATCTCCAACTGAAAAGATCAGCTTCAAGCAACAA GTTATTATATGGTGGGCTGGTCTTATGAGGGGGGCTGTGTCTATGGCTCTTGCTTATAAAAAG TTCACTAGCTTGGGTCATACTCAGTTGCGCGGAAATGCAACTATGATAACCAGCACGATCACTGTTGTGTTGTTTAGCACAGTG GTGTTCGGCTTATTGACCAAACCTCTTATACGGTTGTTACTGCCCCAAAAACAGCCAGGCAGCAGCATATCGTCATCAGGCTGCGCAACTCCAAATTCGCTTTCAGCACCTCTTCTTGAAGTTGATCTTGGCGGCCACCACTCCAACAACCTGCGCTTGCTCTTGTCGACTCCAAGTCGCAGCGTGCACCGCCTCTGGCGCAAGTTTGACGACACCTTCATGCGGCCGGTGTTCGGTGGCCGGGGCTTTGTTCCCTGCTCACCAACAGAACTCAATGGTACTGCATAA
- the LOC127791084 gene encoding superoxide dismutase [Cu-Zn], translated as MVKAVAVLASKEGVSGTVFFTQEGVGPTTVSGNLSGLKPGLHGFHVHALGDTTNGCMSTGAHFNPGGKEHGAPEDENRHAGDLGNVKVAEDGTASFSIVDSQIPLAGSNSIIGRAVVVHADPDDLGKGGHELSKSTGNAGGRVACGIIGLQG; from the exons ATGGTGAAGGCAGTTGCTGTTCTTGCTAGCAAGGAAGGTGTGAGTGGAACTGTCTTCTTTACCCAAGAAGGAGTTG GTCCAACTACTGTTAGTGGAAATCTGTCTGGTCTCAAGCCTGGGCTTCATGGCTTTCACGTCCATGCCCTAGGAGATACGACAAACGGTTGCATGTCAACTG GTGCACATTTTAATCCTGGTGGAAAAGAACATGGTGCTCCTGAGGATGAGAATCGCCATGCTGGTGATCTGGGCAATGTCAAAGTTGCTGAGGATG GTACTGCTAGTTTCTCAATTGTTGACAGCCAG ATTCCTCTCGCTGGGTCAAATTCCATTATTGGGAGGGCAGTTGTTGTCCATGCAGATCCTGATGATCTTGGCAAGG GTGGACATGAGCTAAGCAAGAGCACCGGCAATGCTGGTGGCAGGGTTGCCTGTG GTATTATTGGGCTGCAAGGATAA